The Paraphotobacterium marinum genome contains a region encoding:
- a CDS encoding phosphohexomutase domain-containing protein (catalyzes the interconversion of alpha-D-glucose 1-phosphate to alpha-D-glucose 6-phosphate), producing MKTHPRAGLKAIESDLIDCKKLENAYYNKKPLKDEKDTYVSFGTSGHRGSSLKSSFNELHIFAITLAIIDFRKKNEINGPIFVGMDTHLLSKLAMQSVLQVLSFHGIKTLTSEKEFVPTPALSFAILKHNRTNSQDNLSDGIIITPSHNPPEDGGIKYNFTHGGPSEESITKFIENRANEILFSGLVNFNEFRSQSYLMSDSISEYDFLTPYVSDLSNVINFEKIKASNLKIAVDPMGGAGLKYWQKISDFYDLNIDIINKKIDPQFSFMTLDKDGVIRMDCSSEYAMNSLLEHCEDYDLLLGNDPDFDRHGVATKAGLMKPNHFLSVCIDYLFKTRTEWNKISQNVGKTLVSSLMVDRVAKSNKLTVYEVPVGFKWFVKGLLNHEIGFAGEESAGASFLRLDGKTWTTDKDGIILCLLAAEIMAVEGISPQTYYNSLEKKLGKSYYTRIHLTANKKQKDKLLNFLESNFKHKFLAEEKITQVLTCAPGNNEKIGGIKIETDNGWFVARPSGTEDFLKVYCESFISEDHLQKIIKGAEKIIYEIMH from the coding sequence ATGAAAACTCATCCAAGAGCTGGCCTCAAAGCAATAGAAAGTGATTTGATTGATTGTAAAAAGCTTGAAAATGCATATTACAATAAAAAACCATTAAAAGATGAAAAAGACACTTATGTTTCATTTGGAACTTCTGGACATAGAGGGTCATCTTTGAAAAGTTCTTTTAATGAACTTCATATTTTTGCGATTACATTAGCTATCATTGATTTTAGAAAAAAAAATGAAATAAATGGCCCAATTTTTGTTGGTATGGATACCCATCTTTTATCAAAGCTTGCAATGCAAAGTGTCTTGCAGGTTTTATCATTTCATGGAATTAAAACTTTAACATCGGAGAAAGAATTTGTCCCAACTCCAGCATTATCCTTTGCTATTCTAAAACATAATAGAACGAATAGTCAGGATAACTTGTCAGATGGTATTATAATAACACCATCTCACAACCCTCCAGAAGATGGAGGTATAAAGTATAATTTTACTCATGGCGGGCCATCAGAAGAAAGTATAACGAAATTTATAGAAAATAGAGCTAATGAAATTTTGTTTTCGGGATTAGTTAATTTTAATGAATTTAGAAGTCAATCATATTTAATGTCTGACTCTATTTCTGAATATGATTTCTTAACGCCATATGTAAGTGATTTAAGTAATGTTATTAACTTTGAAAAAATTAAAGCTTCAAATCTAAAAATTGCTGTTGACCCAATGGGGGGAGCTGGACTGAAATACTGGCAAAAAATTTCTGATTTTTACGATTTAAATATTGATATTATAAATAAGAAAATAGATCCACAGTTTAGTTTTATGACTCTTGATAAGGACGGAGTCATTAGAATGGATTGTTCATCCGAGTATGCTATGAATAGTCTCTTAGAACATTGCGAGGATTATGATTTGTTGCTTGGGAATGATCCTGATTTTGACCGTCATGGTGTCGCGACAAAAGCAGGACTTATGAAACCCAATCATTTTCTATCAGTTTGTATCGACTATTTATTTAAAACAAGAACTGAATGGAATAAAATTTCTCAAAATGTTGGAAAAACACTGGTATCAAGCTTAATGGTCGATAGAGTTGCAAAATCAAATAAGCTCACTGTTTATGAAGTACCTGTTGGTTTCAAATGGTTTGTTAAAGGTTTACTGAACCATGAAATAGGTTTTGCTGGAGAGGAAAGTGCAGGAGCTTCTTTTCTTAGGTTAGATGGTAAAACATGGACAACTGATAAGGATGGGATTATTTTGTGTTTGCTTGCGGCCGAGATTATGGCGGTTGAAGGTATATCTCCTCAGACTTACTATAATAGTTTAGAAAAGAAATTAGGTAAATCCTATTATACACGAATACATTTAACAGCTAATAAAAAACAAAAAGACAAACTATTAAACTTTTTAGAATCCAATTTTAAGCATAAATTTCTTGCTGAAGAAAAAATTACACAAGTGCTCACATGCGCGCCTGGAAATAATGAAAAAATTGGCGGGATAAAAATTGAAACCGACAATGGATGGTTTGTCGCAAGACCTTCAGGAACTGAAGATTTTTTGAAGGTCTACTGTGAAAGCTTCATTAGTGAAGACCATTTACAAAAAATTATAAAGGGAGCTGAAAAAATCATCTACGAAATAATGCATTAA
- a CDS encoding Nif3-like dinuclear metal center hexameric protein: MNNFNLEKILNEFLDIKNIKDYCPNGLQVQGRSDIKNIILGVTACEDLIDVAIREKADALIVHHGYFWKNESSVITKMKYHRISKLIKNDINLFAYHLPLDISKHVGNNVEFAKSLNLIINGPLPDNNVILSACTETPENIEQFVKRLNFLLDRDALLISPDNKSKQISKVAICTGGGQDFIDLAADNEFDLFISGEISERTYHIAKERNIYYCAAGHHATETFGVNSLSTWLQSNLKLNAKFVDIKNPV, translated from the coding sequence GTGAACAATTTTAATCTCGAAAAAATTTTAAATGAGTTTTTGGATATTAAAAATATTAAAGATTATTGCCCAAATGGGCTTCAAGTTCAGGGTAGAAGTGATATTAAAAATATTATTTTAGGCGTAACTGCATGTGAAGATTTAATTGATGTTGCAATTCGAGAAAAGGCAGATGCGTTAATAGTTCATCATGGATATTTTTGGAAGAATGAATCAAGCGTTATAACCAAAATGAAATATCACAGAATATCTAAACTTATTAAAAATGATATAAATTTATTTGCTTATCATTTACCCTTAGATATATCAAAACATGTTGGTAATAATGTTGAGTTTGCAAAGTCCTTGAATTTGATTATTAATGGGCCCTTACCTGACAATAATGTTATTTTATCGGCTTGCACAGAAACTCCTGAAAATATCGAGCAATTTGTCAAGCGTTTAAACTTTTTATTAGACAGAGATGCTTTATTGATTAGCCCAGATAATAAATCAAAACAAATAAGTAAGGTAGCAATATGTACTGGAGGTGGTCAGGACTTTATAGATTTAGCAGCTGATAATGAATTTGATCTGTTCATTTCAGGAGAAATTTCAGAAAGAACTTATCATATAGCAAAAGAAAGAAACATTTATTATTGCGCCGCTGGGCATCACGCAACCGAAACCTTTGGTGTTAACAGCCTATCAACCTGGCTTCAATCTAATTTGAAGTTAAATGCTAAGTTTGTAGATATAAAAAATCCTGTTTAA
- the sdhC gene encoding succinate dehydrogenase, cytochrome b556 subunit yields MKSQKVRPTNLDLTTIKQPVSAIASILHRISGVINFILVGFLLILLDFSLQSSNNYQSIVSFLHNYFVIFIMWGFLTALTYHLFAGIRHMLMDLGYFEEIASGRKSAIVVMIITIIFSLIILGALV; encoded by the coding sequence GTGAAAAGTCAAAAGGTTCGTCCGACTAATCTTGATTTGACGACTATCAAACAGCCAGTTTCGGCCATTGCTTCAATTCTTCATAGAATTTCTGGTGTCATTAACTTTATTCTTGTAGGGTTTTTGCTTATTTTGCTAGATTTCTCTTTACAATCCTCAAACAACTATCAGTCGATTGTTTCATTTTTACATAATTATTTTGTAATTTTTATTATGTGGGGATTCTTAACAGCTCTAACTTATCATCTATTTGCCGGCATTAGACACATGCTCATGGATTTAGGGTATTTTGAAGAAATAGCCTCAGGTAGAAAAAGTGCCATAGTAGTTATGATTATAACAATTATTTTTTCTCTAATCATTTTGGGAGCTTTAGTATGA
- the sdhD gene encoding succinate dehydrogenase, hydrophobic membrane anchor protein, translating into MIKQASSFGRNGVQDYVFTRATAVIIVLYVLWIVGFMLFKSDGSFIQWKSFFESNFNKVFTIITLISILIHAWIGLWQVFTDYVKNTLLRAILQFFVVTILLIYVIYGFFILWGA; encoded by the coding sequence ATGATTAAGCAAGCATCTTCATTTGGACGAAATGGTGTGCAAGACTATGTATTCACACGTGCAACTGCAGTCATCATTGTATTATATGTCTTGTGGATTGTAGGGTTTATGTTATTTAAATCAGATGGTTCCTTTATTCAGTGGAAAAGTTTTTTTGAAAGTAATTTTAATAAAGTGTTTACGATTATCACCTTAATATCAATTCTTATTCATGCTTGGATTGGGCTTTGGCAAGTTTTTACAGATTATGTCAAAAACACCTTATTGAGGGCAATTTTACAATTTTTTGTTGTAACAATTCTATTAATTTACGTGATTTATGGTTTTTTTATTTTGTGGGGAGCTTAA
- the sdhA gene encoding succinate dehydrogenase flavoprotein subunit, with protein sequence MNIPVREFDAIVIGAGGAGMRAALQISEQGLSCALLSKVFPTRSHTVSAQGGITVALGNSHKDDWQWHMYDTVKGSDYIGDQAAIEYMCHQGPKSVVELEKMGLPFSRFDNGTIYQRPFGGQSKEFGGEQAARTAACADRTGHALLHTLYQQNIKHKTTIFSEWYALDLVKNQDGVVVGATAICIETGEVNYFKAKATVLATGGAGRIYASTTNAHINTGDGVGMSLRAGVPVQDMEMWQFHPTGIAGAGVLVTEGCRGEGGYLLNKDGERFMERYAPNAKDLASRDVVARSMILEIREGRGCDGPWGPHLKLKLDHLGKEVLDSRLPGISELSKTFAHVDPVKEPIPVIPTCHYMMGGIPTQVSGQAIGVDVNGNDVNVNGLFACGEIACVSVHGANRLGGNSLLDLVVFGRATGLHLGEALAAQVESRNASDSDIEASLSRLNRWNESKDGENPYQIRKDLQTCMQNNFSVFREGKAMMEGLAELNEIKERLKYASLDDKSSEFNTQRIECLELDNLMETAYATAVSANFRTESRGAHSRFDYPERDDENWLVHSIYDPTEESMKTREVNQSPEKREAFPPKARTY encoded by the coding sequence ATGAATATTCCAGTAAGAGAGTTTGACGCTATAGTTATTGGTGCTGGTGGAGCTGGGATGAGAGCAGCTCTTCAAATTTCTGAACAAGGTTTGTCTTGTGCACTATTGTCAAAGGTATTTCCAACGCGTTCGCATACAGTTTCGGCTCAAGGAGGGATAACGGTTGCATTGGGTAATTCGCACAAAGATGATTGGCAGTGGCATATGTATGATACAGTCAAAGGTTCTGATTATATTGGTGACCAAGCTGCAATTGAATATATGTGTCATCAAGGACCAAAATCTGTAGTAGAGCTTGAAAAAATGGGTCTTCCTTTTTCAAGGTTTGATAATGGAACTATATACCAAAGACCGTTTGGTGGTCAATCTAAAGAGTTTGGTGGTGAGCAAGCAGCTCGTACAGCTGCCTGTGCTGATAGAACGGGCCATGCGTTACTTCATACACTTTATCAACAAAACATAAAACATAAGACAACAATTTTTTCTGAATGGTACGCTTTAGATTTGGTAAAAAATCAAGATGGTGTTGTCGTTGGTGCAACAGCAATTTGTATAGAAACAGGCGAAGTTAATTATTTTAAAGCTAAAGCTACAGTATTAGCCACTGGCGGTGCTGGAAGAATTTATGCTTCAACAACGAATGCGCACATTAATACTGGTGATGGTGTAGGTATGTCCTTAAGAGCAGGAGTACCTGTTCAAGATATGGAAATGTGGCAATTTCACCCAACGGGTATTGCAGGCGCAGGTGTATTAGTGACTGAAGGTTGTAGAGGTGAAGGTGGATATCTTTTAAATAAAGATGGTGAGCGATTTATGGAAAGGTATGCCCCGAACGCCAAGGATTTGGCTAGTAGAGACGTAGTTGCAAGGTCAATGATTTTAGAAATAAGAGAGGGACGTGGATGTGATGGACCTTGGGGGCCTCATCTGAAACTGAAATTGGATCATCTTGGTAAGGAAGTATTGGATTCTCGTTTACCTGGTATTTCTGAATTGTCCAAGACATTTGCACATGTTGATCCGGTTAAAGAACCAATTCCAGTTATACCAACGTGTCACTACATGATGGGAGGTATTCCTACTCAAGTATCAGGTCAGGCCATTGGAGTCGATGTTAATGGAAATGATGTTAACGTAAATGGTTTGTTCGCCTGTGGCGAAATAGCTTGTGTTTCAGTGCATGGAGCAAATAGGCTAGGTGGCAACTCTTTACTTGATTTAGTTGTTTTTGGAAGAGCCACAGGTCTTCATCTTGGCGAAGCTTTGGCTGCGCAAGTAGAATCAAGAAATGCGTCTGATTCGGATATTGAAGCTTCCTTATCACGTTTAAATAGATGGAATGAGAGTAAAGATGGAGAAAATCCATATCAAATAAGGAAAGACTTGCAAACCTGTATGCAGAACAATTTTTCTGTTTTTAGAGAAGGAAAAGCAATGATGGAGGGGCTAGCTGAACTCAATGAAATTAAAGAGAGATTAAAGTATGCTAGTTTAGATGATAAGTCCAGTGAATTTAATACTCAACGTATTGAGTGTTTAGAATTGGATAATTTAATGGAAACTGCTTATGCAACTGCAGTATCAGCAAATTTTAGAACAGAAAGTCGTGGTGCCCATTCTCGTTTTGATTACCCTGAAAGAGACGATGAAAACTGGTTAGTTCATTCCATATATGATCCTACTGAAGAATCAATGAAGACTAGAGAAGTGAATCAATCTCCTGAAAAACGCGAAGCTTTTCCGCCCAAAGCAAGAACTTATTAG
- a CDS encoding succinate dehydrogenase iron-sulfur subunit, whose protein sequence is MNVNFSIYRYDPDKDNKPYMQEYSLDIAEGSDMMVLDALILLKSQDPTLSFRRSCREGVCGSDGMNLNGTNGLACITPVSSLSKKGKIVIRPLPGLPVVRDLVVDMEQFYKNYERIKPYLINDSNNEEPKENIQTPEERAHLDGLYECIMCACCSTSCPSFWWNPDKFVGPAGLLASYRWLIDSRDTAKNERLQELDDAFSVFRCHGIMNCVNVCPKGLNPTKAIGKIKSMLLEKSL, encoded by the coding sequence ATGAATGTTAATTTTTCAATTTATAGATATGATCCAGATAAAGATAACAAGCCTTATATGCAGGAGTATAGTTTAGATATAGCTGAAGGCTCTGATATGATGGTACTTGATGCTCTTATTCTTTTGAAAAGTCAAGATCCAACTTTATCTTTTAGACGCTCATGTAGAGAGGGGGTCTGTGGTTCTGATGGGATGAATTTAAATGGAACTAATGGGCTTGCATGCATAACGCCAGTATCTTCGTTATCTAAGAAAGGTAAAATAGTCATAAGACCATTACCAGGTTTACCTGTAGTACGTGATCTTGTAGTTGATATGGAGCAATTTTATAAAAATTATGAAAGAATAAAACCATATTTAATTAATGATAGTAACAATGAAGAACCTAAAGAAAATATTCAAACTCCTGAAGAAAGAGCGCATCTAGATGGTTTATATGAATGTATTATGTGTGCCTGTTGTTCTACATCTTGTCCTTCTTTTTGGTGGAATCCGGATAAATTTGTTGGACCAGCAGGTTTATTAGCGTCATATCGTTGGCTAATTGATAGCCGAGACACAGCTAAAAATGAAAGACTTCAAGAACTTGATGATGCTTTTAGTGTTTTTAGATGTCATGGAATTATGAACTGTGTAAATGTTTGTCCAAAGGGTTTGAATCCAACCAAAGCAATTGGAAAAATAAAATCAATGTTATTAGAAAAATCACTTTAG
- the sucA gene encoding 2-oxoglutarate dehydrogenase E1 component encodes MQNNSLKKWMESSYFSGNNGAYIEEIYESFLNDPNNISDEWKQVFQSLPQTEISQEVNHSKIRDYFRSLAKETTNPYSVVKDPDKQAKEVRVLQLINSFRLYGHKEAKLDPLNLKEIDKVPELSLYHHNLADALDESFDVGSVLGLSKDKLKLRDIYSALKQIYCESIGAEYMHINNIEEKKWIQKNLELSLGTSNFTQDEKINFLYDLTAAEGMEKYLGAKFPGSKRFSLEGGDSLIPMIKEIIRFSGTKGVKEVVIGMAHRGRLNMLVNVIGKKTQDLFDEFSGKHGDTWGTGDVKYHQGFSADFHTPSGNIHLALAFNPSHLEIVNPVVMGSARAREERYGDLLGEKVLPITIHGDSAIAGQGVVAETFNMSQTRGYKVGGTIRIVVNNQVGFTTSRPEDTRSTPYCTDIAKMVQAPIFHVNADDPEAVAFVSRLAVNYRDKFNRDVVIDLVCYRRHGHNESDEPSATQPLMYKIIKKHATTRQLYAEKLLKNNTIEQFVPTSLVNEYRDLLDKGECVVKEWRPMNNQNSNWSKYLSHEWDEEWESHLDINVLKELAKKVNSYPDSIKLHNRVLKLYNIRQKMIEENMPLDWGMAETLAYATLVNDQYQIRITGQDSGRGTFFHRHAVIHDQDSSKEYIPLQHISDNQGKFYIYDSVLSEEAVLAFEYGYATAEPNGLTIWEAQFGDFANGAQVVIDQFISSGEQKWGRMCGLTMLLPHGYEGQGPEHSSARLERFLQLCAEQNIQVVVPSTPAQIYHVLRRQVIRTMRRPLVIMSPKSLLRHPQCISSIDELGNGSFESAIGEVDEKILAANVEKIILCSGKVYYDLIDKREKTKNYKVAIIRIEQLYPFPYKKLLEILQEYKHVNSYVWCQEEPQNQGAWYSSQHNFRSVIPEKAELSYAGRPASASPAVGYLSVHLKQQEALIEDALNLS; translated from the coding sequence ATGCAAAATAATTCATTGAAAAAATGGATGGAGAGCTCTTATTTTTCAGGTAACAATGGGGCTTACATTGAAGAAATTTATGAAAGTTTTCTCAATGATCCTAATAATATTTCAGATGAATGGAAGCAAGTTTTTCAATCTCTTCCGCAAACTGAAATATCACAAGAAGTAAACCACTCTAAAATACGTGATTATTTCAGAAGTTTAGCAAAAGAAACAACAAACCCTTACAGTGTTGTTAAGGATCCAGATAAACAGGCAAAAGAAGTTAGAGTCCTTCAGCTTATTAATTCATTTAGATTATATGGACACAAGGAAGCTAAACTTGATCCACTTAACCTTAAAGAAATAGACAAAGTACCAGAATTGAGTTTATATCATCACAATTTAGCTGATGCATTGGATGAAAGCTTTGATGTGGGTTCTGTTCTGGGATTAAGTAAAGATAAATTAAAATTAAGAGATATATATTCGGCATTGAAGCAAATTTATTGTGAATCAATCGGTGCTGAATATATGCACATTAACAATATCGAAGAAAAAAAATGGATACAAAAAAATCTTGAACTGTCATTAGGTACATCTAATTTTACGCAAGATGAAAAAATAAATTTTTTGTATGATTTAACTGCTGCAGAAGGAATGGAAAAATATTTAGGTGCTAAGTTTCCAGGTTCGAAAAGATTTTCTTTAGAAGGTGGTGATTCATTAATCCCTATGATCAAAGAAATTATTCGATTTAGCGGTACCAAGGGTGTGAAAGAAGTTGTAATTGGTATGGCTCATCGCGGTAGGCTTAATATGTTAGTTAATGTTATAGGCAAAAAGACGCAAGACCTATTTGACGAGTTTAGTGGTAAGCATGGTGATACTTGGGGAACAGGTGATGTAAAATACCACCAAGGCTTCTCTGCAGACTTTCATACACCCAGCGGAAATATTCATCTAGCATTGGCATTTAACCCATCGCACTTAGAAATTGTTAATCCTGTTGTAATGGGTTCTGCAAGAGCTAGGGAAGAGAGATATGGAGATCTTTTAGGTGAAAAAGTTCTTCCAATAACTATCCATGGAGATTCTGCTATTGCAGGCCAGGGTGTGGTTGCTGAAACGTTTAATATGTCTCAAACCAGAGGTTATAAAGTTGGTGGTACAATAAGAATTGTTGTCAATAATCAAGTCGGATTCACCACATCTAGACCTGAAGATACACGCTCAACACCTTACTGTACAGATATTGCAAAAATGGTTCAGGCTCCTATTTTTCATGTTAACGCTGACGATCCTGAAGCGGTAGCATTTGTTTCAAGGTTAGCGGTAAATTACCGAGATAAATTTAATCGTGATGTTGTTATTGATTTGGTTTGTTATCGAAGGCACGGGCATAATGAAAGTGATGAACCCAGCGCAACACAGCCACTTATGTATAAAATCATAAAAAAACATGCCACAACTCGACAACTATACGCTGAAAAACTTCTTAAAAACAATACTATTGAACAATTTGTTCCAACGTCTCTTGTAAACGAATACCGTGATTTATTGGATAAAGGTGAGTGTGTTGTTAAAGAATGGCGTCCAATGAATAATCAAAATTCGAATTGGTCAAAATATCTTAGTCATGAGTGGGATGAGGAGTGGGAGAGTCATTTAGATATCAATGTATTAAAAGAACTTGCAAAAAAAGTGAATTCATACCCTGACTCAATAAAATTACATAATAGAGTTCTCAAACTTTATAACATTAGACAAAAAATGATAGAGGAGAACATGCCTCTAGATTGGGGGATGGCCGAGACACTTGCTTATGCAACTCTTGTTAATGATCAATATCAAATTAGAATTACAGGCCAAGATTCTGGACGAGGCACGTTTTTTCATAGACATGCAGTTATTCATGATCAAGATTCAAGTAAGGAATATATCCCATTACAGCACATTAGTGATAATCAAGGAAAGTTTTATATTTACGACTCAGTCCTATCTGAGGAAGCAGTTCTAGCATTTGAATATGGCTACGCAACAGCTGAGCCAAATGGATTAACTATTTGGGAAGCTCAGTTTGGCGATTTTGCTAATGGAGCTCAAGTAGTAATAGATCAATTTATTAGTTCTGGTGAACAAAAATGGGGTCGTATGTGTGGTCTTACAATGTTATTGCCACATGGTTATGAAGGCCAAGGTCCAGAGCATTCCTCTGCAAGACTAGAAAGATTCTTACAACTGTGTGCTGAACAGAATATTCAGGTAGTTGTTCCATCAACACCAGCTCAAATTTATCATGTATTGAGAAGGCAGGTGATTAGAACTATGAGAAGACCATTAGTAATAATGTCACCAAAATCTTTATTGAGACATCCCCAGTGTATCTCATCTATTGATGAATTAGGGAATGGTTCTTTTGAGAGTGCAATTGGAGAGGTCGATGAAAAGATTTTAGCTGCAAATGTTGAAAAGATCATCTTGTGCTCAGGTAAAGTATATTATGACTTGATTGATAAGAGAGAGAAAACAAAAAACTATAAAGTCGCTATTATCAGAATTGAACAACTTTATCCATTTCCTTATAAGAAATTATTAGAGATTCTCCAAGAATATAAGCATGTTAATAGTTATGTGTGGTGTCAAGAAGAGCCTCAAAACCAAGGAGCTTGGTATTCTAGCCAACACAATTTTAGGTCAGTAATACCTGAAAAAGCAGAATTATCTTATGCTGGCCGTCCTGCGTCTGCATCACCGGCGGTTGGTTATCTCAGTGTCCATTTAAAGCAACAAGAAGCACTTATTGAAGATGCATTAAATTTATCTTAA
- the odhB gene encoding 2-oxoglutarate dehydrogenase complex dihydrolipoyllysine-residue succinyltransferase has product MALEILVPDLPESVADATVATWHKKVGDFVERDEVIVDIETDKVVLEVPSPNQGTIESIVESEGSTVLSKQLIAIINTDATNTTASKENSYESDIKDSNTDSIQPSDKTDDKGLSPSVRRLIAEHNINIDQVQATGVGGRISSEDIHNYLNKSQNESKTETEQTFKAATDFRSEKRVPMTRLRKRVAERLLEAKNSTAMLTTFNEVNMKPIMELRKQYKDIFEERHGIRLGFMSFYVKAVVEALKRFPEVNASIDGNDIVYHNYFDISIAVSTPRGLVTPVLKDCDLLSVSQIEKNIKELALKGRDGKLTVEELTGGNFTITNGGVFGSLMSTPIINPPQAAILGMHKIQDRPMAIDGEVVILPMMYLALSYDHRLIDGKESVGFLLTIKELLEDPRRLLLDV; this is encoded by the coding sequence ATGGCCTTAGAAATTTTGGTTCCCGATTTACCTGAATCAGTTGCTGATGCAACAGTAGCAACTTGGCATAAAAAAGTAGGTGACTTTGTAGAGAGAGACGAAGTTATTGTTGATATAGAAACAGATAAAGTGGTTTTGGAAGTACCTTCGCCTAACCAAGGAACAATTGAATCTATTGTTGAATCTGAAGGAAGTACTGTGCTAAGTAAGCAGCTCATAGCAATTATTAACACTGATGCGACTAACACCACAGCTTCTAAAGAAAATAGTTATGAAAGTGATATTAAAGATTCAAATACAGACTCTATTCAACCTTCTGATAAAACTGATGATAAGGGATTAAGTCCTTCTGTTAGAAGATTAATTGCTGAACACAATATCAATATAGATCAAGTTCAAGCAACTGGTGTAGGTGGCAGAATTTCTAGTGAAGATATTCACAATTATTTGAATAAATCTCAAAATGAATCTAAAACAGAGACCGAGCAAACTTTTAAAGCAGCGACTGATTTTAGAAGTGAAAAAAGAGTACCTATGACACGTTTGAGAAAGCGTGTTGCAGAGAGGTTACTGGAAGCTAAAAATAGTACCGCTATGTTAACAACTTTTAATGAGGTTAACATGAAGCCAATTATGGAATTGAGAAAACAATATAAAGATATATTTGAAGAACGTCACGGAATTAGACTTGGTTTTATGTCATTTTATGTCAAAGCAGTTGTCGAGGCTCTCAAACGTTTCCCTGAAGTGAATGCTTCCATTGATGGAAATGATATTGTTTATCACAATTATTTTGATATTAGTATTGCTGTATCAACACCGAGAGGATTGGTAACACCTGTATTGAAAGATTGTGATTTATTAAGTGTTTCTCAAATTGAAAAAAATATTAAAGAATTAGCACTAAAAGGGAGAGATGGTAAACTGACAGTAGAGGAGTTAACAGGTGGCAATTTCACTATAACTAATGGTGGTGTATTTGGCTCGTTGATGTCTACTCCTATTATTAATCCTCCTCAAGCTGCTATATTAGGTATGCATAAAATTCAAGATAGGCCTATGGCAATTGATGGTGAAGTAGTCATTTTGCCAATGATGTATCTTGCTTTATCCTATGATCACAGACTTATTGATGGTAAAGAATCTGTTGGTTTTTTATTAACAATTAAAGAGTTACTAGAAGATCCAAGACGTTTATTATTAGATGTTTAA